The following nucleotide sequence is from Dyella sp. BiH032.
GCCGGCGACATCGTGGCCATCTCCGGCATCCAGGAGCTGACCATTTCCGACACCGTGACCGCGCTCGACGCGCCCGAGGCGCTGCCGGCGCTGACGGTGGACGAGCCGACCATCAGCATGACCTTCCAGGTGAACAACTCGCCGTTCGCCGGTAACAAGGACCTCTCCGGCGGCAAGTTCCTCACCAGCCGCCAGATCAAGGAGCGCCTCGAGCGCGAGCAGGTCCACAACGTGGCGCTGCGCGTCGAGCAGGGCTCGGACGCCGACAAATTCCTGGTTTCCGGCCGCGGCGAGCTGCACCTGTCGGTGCTGATCGAGAACATGCGCCGCGAAGGCTACGAGCTGGCCGTGTCGCGTCCGGAAGTGATCATCAAGGAGATCGACGGCCAGAAGATGGAGCCGTACGAGCAGCTGGTGGTCGACGTGGAAGAGATCCACCAGGGCCCGGTGATGGAGCGCCTGGGCGTGCGCAAGGGCCAGCTCAAGAACATGGAGCCGGACGGCAAGGGCCGCGTGCGCCTCGAGTACATGATCCCGGCGCGCGGCCTGATCGGCTTCCAGAATCAGTTCAAGACCCTCACCCAGGGTTCGGGCCTGCTGTTCCATGTGTTCGACCACTACGGTCCGAAGGAAGAAGGGCAGATCGCCAAGCGTCTCAACGGCGTGATGATCGCCAACGCCGCCGGCACCACGCCCGCCTATTCGCTGGGGCCGCTGCAGGAACGCGGCAAGCTGTTCGCGGCGGAAGGCGACTCGGTCTACGAAGGCCAGCTGGTGGGCATCCACGCGAAGGACAACGACCTGACCGTGAACGCGATCAAGCCCAAGCCTCTGACCAACATGCGCGCCTCGGGCAAGGACGACGCGATCCAGCTGACGCCCGCGATCAAGTTCTCGCTGGAACAGGCGCTGGACTTCATCGACGACGACGAGCTGGTGGAGATCACGCCCAAGGAAATCCGCCTGCGCAAGAAGCACCTCACCGAGAACGATCGCAAGAAGGCTTCGCGCGGCGGCTGATCGCCCCACGCCATCGTTACGGAGAAGGCCGCCGCAAGGCGGCCTTTTTTCATGCGCGCCCGCAAGAACAAACGATTGACATGCTGCAACCGCACAGCGACGATGCGCCCGCCCTGCTCCAGGGCATTCACGAGACCACCCCGACCCCTCATGGACAGTGACCCTGCCACGGGCGTCACCTGCCGCGCGCGCGGCATGACGGCGCCACACAACCTGCGTATCCACGGCGCGGCCGTGAACGGGGTCGGGTCCGCCTGATCGCGTCATTCCGCGCCCCTGCACGGAATGAACGATGAAAGTCGCACGTCTCTTCGCGGCCGCCGCCTTGCTGGCCGCCCTGCCCCTTCACGCCGACGAAGCGCCCCTGTTCGTGCCCCAGTGGCTCGGCGCGCAGTACACCTTCGTCGACCAGCATCAGGACCGGGTGCGCTCGCCGTACGCCGGCCCGCTCAGTCTCAGCGCGCGCACCGACACCCAGCGTTCGCACACGTTCGGCGCATACCTCGGCGT
It contains:
- the typA gene encoding translational GTPase TypA; amino-acid sequence: MSIENLRNIAIVAHVDHGKTTLVDQLLKQSGTLSERTVLAERVMDSNDQEKERGITILAKNTAITWQGNRINIVDTPGHADFGGEVERVLSMVDTVLILVDAMDGPMPQTRFVTQKAFAMGFKPIVVVNKIDRPGARPEWVVEQVWDLFDRLGATPEQMDFPIVYASALNGYASLDPEVREGDMTPLYEAIMKHAPKPDVDPEGPFQMRISQLDYNNFVGVIGIGRIQRGTLKKNMPVAVIDRHGKKRQGKVLQVLGFMGLERIEQDTAEAGDIVAISGIQELTISDTVTALDAPEALPALTVDEPTISMTFQVNNSPFAGNKDLSGGKFLTSRQIKERLEREQVHNVALRVEQGSDADKFLVSGRGELHLSVLIENMRREGYELAVSRPEVIIKEIDGQKMEPYEQLVVDVEEIHQGPVMERLGVRKGQLKNMEPDGKGRVRLEYMIPARGLIGFQNQFKTLTQGSGLLFHVFDHYGPKEEGQIAKRLNGVMIANAAGTTPAYSLGPLQERGKLFAAEGDSVYEGQLVGIHAKDNDLTVNAIKPKPLTNMRASGKDDAIQLTPAIKFSLEQALDFIDDDELVEITPKEIRLRKKHLTENDRKKASRGG